In the genome of Marinomonas algicola, the window TTTCCCTCCAGGAAAGACAAATGTATCCTGAACAATAACACCACCGTACTCTACAATTTTCATTTTCAATGAATCCAAATCATCACTGTATAAAACCACCAAGGCACTGCCATAATAAGTCAGTGATGACTTCTCCGATTTAAAAAAGCCGCCATCCAGTCCGGCATTTTTAAAGGCACTGTATTCAGTACCATAATCAACAAAGTCCCGCTCAAACACATTACGAAAGAATCGTTTCGTTTCCTCTAATTTTGAAGCGGGAAATTCCACGTAATTAATGTGATTGTTCTGCATATGGCTTTCCTGACACATAAAAGTGAGACAAAGTACTATCGCTAAACCAATATAAGTCATTCTAGTTAAACAGACGGTCAGTTTTTTTTCAATAAAAAAGCCGCTAACTTAACAAGCTAGCGGCTTTTAAAACAGGTCGTTATTATCTATTTATTAACAAAATAGTTAATAACGTAGGCCGGGAGGTCCGCTGCTGGTACCGTGATCTGCTCCATCGTATCTCGGTCACGAACCGTTACTGGCGCGCCTTCTTGTTCAATAGAATCAAAATCGACCGTGACACAGATAGGTGTACCGACTTCATCATGACGACGGTAGCCTTTACCAACATTGCCGGTGTTTTCATACAGAATACGACCAAGGCCAAGTTTTTGAAGTTTATTCTTAAGCTCTTTTGCCAAAGCAACAATTTCAGGCTTATTCTTTTTAAGCGGCATGATAGCTACTTTGATTGGCGCAAGATGAGGTTTGAATTTCAATACAATACGAGAAGAGCCATTCTCTAGTTCTTCTTCTGTGTACGCTTCTGTCATAATAGCAAGCAGACCACGATCCAAACCTGCTGATGGCTCGATACAGAATGGCACTTCCCATTTATTGGCTTCCAAATCACGTATCGCTAACTTAGAGGTTGAATGCTCATTTTTCTTAACGGTAGCCGATAAACCAAACTCTTCTTGGGCTTTAGTATGAGAACCTAAATCATAATCTGTACGGTTGGCAACCCCCTCTAGCTCTTCAAAACCATGTGGAAACTTGTATAAGATATCCACAGTTGATTTTGAATAATGTGCTAGGTCATCACCCGTTACGTATTCAAACTCAATATTTTCTTCTGTTAAGCCTTGATCTAACCACCATTGCTTACGCAACGCGACCCAAGTGTCATGCCATTTTTCATCTTCCCCTGGCTTACAGAAAAATTCCAATTCCATTTGTTCAAATTCACGCACACGGAAAATGAAATTGCGTGGCGTAATCTCGTTCCGGAAAGATTTACCTATTTGGGCAATACCAAATGGTAAAGCACGCGATGTTGAGTCAACCACATTTTTAAAGTTAGTGAAAATACCTTGAGCGGTCTCAGGACGAAGATAAGTATAAGACTCTTCATTCACCATTGGACCAACATTTGTCTTAAACATAAGATTAAAATCACGAGGTTCAGTAACATTGGTAGAACCACAATTATCACAGATCTTTATGTCTTTCATGTGGTCTGCACGCATGCGTGACTTACACTCATGGCAATCAACCATAGGATCAGTAAACGTATCTTCATGACCTGAGTATTTATAGACATGCTTATTTTGTATAATAGCCGCGTCTAGACCTTCAACGTCATCACGCTCATAGACCATTGAACGCCACCAAGCCGCCTTAATGTTGTTTTTCAACTCAACACCTAATGGACCATAATCGTAAGCCCCTTGCATACCACCATAAATCTCACTGCCTTGGAAAATAAATCCGCGACGTTTACAAAGGGAGACGAGTTCATCCATCGTTTTAGCTGGCATGTCTAAATATACCTCTAGCAATAAAAATTTTAGTTGTAAAAAGAGGTTAGGCCTCTTTTGAAGGCAACCATTGTACTCTGAGCCTGTATTTCACTCAATGGTCTAATTGTCGGCATTGCTGGGGTTAAAGAATAAAGTAAAGCACGCAAATAAATGATTCCGCTCTCTAAGCACTAGGAGGCCATCGTAAATTGGTTTTTCCCTTTTTGCTTAGATTCATACATCGCTTGATCTGCTTTGATAATAAGCTCGTCTAATGCCTGAGCATCATCAGGGTACATAACCCCACCAATGGACAAAGACACCGTTAAATCTCGCTGTAATGAGAAATACCCTGATTTAACCAATTTATCACCAAAATCCTCTAAGTCCTTTTTGGGTATATTTGGCAATATAATAATAAATTCATCTCCTCCATATCGAATGAGTTCTTGGCCTTCTTCAAGCCTTAATGAAAGTTTTGTCGCCACGGCTTTTAAGACAGTATCTCCATAAGAATGCCCGAGAACATCATTTACCTGTTTAAAGCCATCCAAATCAATAAACAGCATGCCAAATGATGCTGTATCTTCATTCGAATTGTTTTTCAACTGTTCAAAATACTGCGCTAACTGATTACGATTCCCAAAACCCGTCAGAAGATCTGTTTTGCTAATACGCTGATGCTGACGACTTTTATATACAAAATAGAAAACCATAAAAACGCTTAAAATAAGAGCGATGACCGCGGCAAAGATAATGATTTTTTGCTTTATTTCACGCTCTTCCGCATCATTTATTAAATATTCAAGCTCAATAAATAAAGTATTAATCGAAAGTTCAACATTGGTTCTTTTGAGACGCTCATTATATTCTTGCAGCTGCTGTGAATAATCGTTCAACACGTTAAGATGATCAAGCATGGTTTTAATGTCTTTTGCTAAAAACGGATGGCATTTTAAACAAACTGGATGATCTAAGCTTTTGAAATTAACCCCTTTATTTGTGGTTTTCTCAATCAGTTCATTTAACCAAAAATACTCTAACTCTCTTCGGTATTGATAAAGATCCTCTTTAATTTTAGGATTTTTTTCTGCCAGTTCATCAATTTCTTCTTTCACGTCTATAAATTTATACGCCAAAACTTCAATAGAAGAACGCACCTTAGCGAGTGTATCAAAGAGTTCATTTATTAAGGATTCTTTATTAGAAAATCGTTGCTTTAACTCATTGATTATTGAGGTACTTTCTTCATCATTAAAATTGCCTTCTAACTCGCCTAATGCAGACTTAAAGCGTTCAACTTTTAAATCAATTAAAACATAATGCTCTTGGTAGTAAGATTGGCTACGCAGTACTTCATAATTCAAACTGGAGTTGATTGTTTCTAAATGAGAGACGGCGAGTATAAGATCAGATCGATACTCTTTTTTTTCTAACAATATCCCTTCTATGATAAATAGTAGGTAGACAGCAGAGGCGACTAAAAAGGATACTGTTAGAATTTTTTTCATAAAATCATTCCATT includes:
- a CDS encoding GGDEF domain-containing protein, giving the protein MKKILTVSFLVASAVYLLFIIEGILLEKKEYRSDLILAVSHLETINSSLNYEVLRSQSYYQEHYVLIDLKVERFKSALGELEGNFNDEESTSIINELKQRFSNKESLINELFDTLAKVRSSIEVLAYKFIDVKEEIDELAEKNPKIKEDLYQYRRELEYFWLNELIEKTTNKGVNFKSLDHPVCLKCHPFLAKDIKTMLDHLNVLNDYSQQLQEYNERLKRTNVELSINTLFIELEYLINDAEEREIKQKIIIFAAVIALILSVFMVFYFVYKSRQHQRISKTDLLTGFGNRNQLAQYFEQLKNNSNEDTASFGMLFIDLDGFKQVNDVLGHSYGDTVLKAVATKLSLRLEEGQELIRYGGDEFIIILPNIPKKDLEDFGDKLVKSGYFSLQRDLTVSLSIGGVMYPDDAQALDELIIKADQAMYESKQKGKNQFTMAS
- a CDS encoding VOC family protein is translated as MQNNHINYVEFPASKLEETKRFFRNVFERDFVDYGTEYSAFKNAGLDGGFFKSEKSSLTYYGSALVVLYSDDLDSLKMKIVEYGGVIVQDTFVFPGGKRFHFIDPSNNEFAVWSDK
- a CDS encoding glycine--tRNA ligase → MPAKTMDELVSLCKRRGFIFQGSEIYGGMQGAYDYGPLGVELKNNIKAAWWRSMVYERDDVEGLDAAIIQNKHVYKYSGHEDTFTDPMVDCHECKSRMRADHMKDIKICDNCGSTNVTEPRDFNLMFKTNVGPMVNEESYTYLRPETAQGIFTNFKNVVDSTSRALPFGIAQIGKSFRNEITPRNFIFRVREFEQMELEFFCKPGEDEKWHDTWVALRKQWWLDQGLTEENIEFEYVTGDDLAHYSKSTVDILYKFPHGFEELEGVANRTDYDLGSHTKAQEEFGLSATVKKNEHSTSKLAIRDLEANKWEVPFCIEPSAGLDRGLLAIMTEAYTEEELENGSSRIVLKFKPHLAPIKVAIMPLKKNKPEIVALAKELKNKLQKLGLGRILYENTGNVGKGYRRHDEVGTPICVTVDFDSIEQEGAPVTVRDRDTMEQITVPAADLPAYVINYFVNK